From a single Azospirillum fermentarium genomic region:
- a CDS encoding bifunctional [glutamine synthetase] adenylyltransferase/[glutamine synthetase]-adenylyl-L-tyrosine phosphorylase, which produces MPNSTPHPLPRPFDPAMAERALERWREAAVKADADLNAWATAFVDTPDTRALFDAVCGNSPFLGQIMGREVPFVRTVMQDGYDGAFASLMAGLESGLAREESIDRLMTELRIAKRRAALLIAMADITGAWTLEQVTGALCDTAETALRLACAHLLRRAGATGALTLPDPDHPWVGSGLIVLGMGKLGARELNYSSDIDLIVLYDDAVVQTPQPDRLSRTFVKIARDLVRIMDERTKDGYVFRTDLRLRPDPGATPPAVSVSAAEIYYGSVGQNWERAAMIKARPVAGDMEAGARLVRMLEPFVWRRNLDFAAIQDIHSIKRQINAHKGHRAVTVNGHDVKVGRGGIREIEFFAQTQQLIFGGRDVRVRPRPTLAAIRALAEVGRVPDEVVPEMDAAYRFLRQVEHRIQMIDDQQTHKIPADDTGVEHLAVFLGYDTADAFRADLLAHLSRVEDRYADLFEESPSLAGPGNLVFTGTDDDPGTVETLSGMGYADPSRVIGVVGAWHRGRYRATRSSRARELLTELVPTLLAELAKTPQPDAALMKFDAFLERLPAGVGLFSLFYANSGLLALVAEIMGTAPELAETLSRNPSLLEAVLSPGFFDALPDHEGLAPEHARALAPARDFEDALALSRRWANDQRFRAGVHILRNITDGDGCGPFLAAIADLVVSGLAQRVHEDFARRHGQVPGGAWVVVAMGKLGSRQMTITSDIDLIVVYDVPAGTRMSDGTKPLSINEYYIRLTQRLTNAITAPMGEGRLYEVDMRLRPSGNAGPLATSLDSFIQYQDKDAWTWEQMALTRARVVGGDPGLTQRVDAAIREALTRPRDPDKLLWDVADMRRRIHKEFGTDNPWNLKYARGGLIDIEFVSQYLQLRHAHTHPDILSPNMAGGIRQAADLGLLDGTVADDLVTALRLWRRVQGFLRLTTSGVLDESAVSETLAAGVARAAYGADAVDFPTLAGRIRETAAAAYRHFQALIEEPASRLAPPTQTEEPSLP; this is translated from the coding sequence ATGCCCAATTCAACGCCGCACCCCCTGCCCCGCCCCTTCGACCCCGCCATGGCCGAACGCGCGCTCGAACGCTGGCGGGAGGCGGCGGTCAAGGCCGATGCGGACCTCAACGCCTGGGCCACCGCGTTCGTGGACACACCCGATACCCGCGCCCTGTTCGACGCCGTGTGCGGCAACAGCCCGTTTCTGGGGCAGATCATGGGGCGGGAGGTGCCGTTCGTCCGCACCGTGATGCAGGACGGGTATGACGGTGCCTTTGCATCCCTGATGGCCGGGCTGGAAAGCGGGCTGGCGCGGGAGGAGTCCATCGACCGGCTGATGACCGAGCTGCGCATCGCCAAGCGGCGCGCGGCCCTGCTGATCGCCATGGCCGACATCACCGGCGCGTGGACGCTGGAACAGGTCACGGGTGCCCTCTGCGACACGGCGGAAACGGCGCTGCGGCTGGCGTGCGCGCATCTGCTGCGCCGCGCAGGCGCCACGGGCGCGCTGACCCTGCCCGACCCGGACCATCCGTGGGTCGGGTCGGGGCTGATCGTTCTGGGCATGGGCAAACTCGGGGCACGCGAACTCAATTACTCCAGCGACATCGACCTGATCGTCCTCTACGACGACGCCGTCGTTCAGACACCCCAGCCGGACCGGCTGTCCCGCACGTTCGTCAAGATCGCGCGGGATCTTGTCCGCATTATGGATGAACGCACCAAGGACGGCTACGTCTTCCGCACCGACCTTCGCCTGCGTCCCGACCCCGGCGCCACCCCACCGGCGGTGTCGGTGTCGGCGGCCGAGATCTATTACGGCAGCGTCGGCCAGAACTGGGAGCGCGCGGCCATGATCAAGGCCCGCCCGGTGGCCGGCGACATGGAGGCCGGCGCCCGGCTGGTCCGCATGCTGGAACCGTTCGTGTGGCGCCGCAACCTGGATTTCGCCGCCATCCAGGATATCCATTCCATCAAGCGCCAGATCAACGCCCACAAGGGCCACCGCGCCGTCACCGTCAACGGCCACGACGTGAAGGTGGGCCGCGGCGGCATCCGCGAGATCGAGTTCTTCGCCCAGACCCAGCAGTTGATCTTCGGCGGGCGCGACGTGCGGGTGCGTCCCCGACCCACGCTGGCCGCCATCCGCGCGCTGGCCGAGGTGGGCCGCGTGCCCGACGAGGTGGTGCCGGAGATGGACGCCGCCTACCGCTTCCTGCGGCAGGTGGAGCACCGCATCCAGATGATCGACGACCAGCAGACCCACAAGATCCCCGCCGACGACACGGGCGTGGAGCATCTGGCGGTCTTCCTCGGCTACGACACGGCGGATGCCTTCCGCGCCGACCTGCTGGCCCATCTGAGCCGGGTGGAGGACCGTTACGCCGATCTGTTCGAGGAATCGCCCAGTCTGGCCGGTCCCGGCAATCTGGTGTTCACCGGCACCGACGACGATCCGGGGACGGTGGAAACCCTGTCGGGCATGGGCTATGCCGACCCCAGCCGGGTGATCGGCGTGGTGGGGGCGTGGCACCGGGGCCGCTACCGCGCCACCCGCTCGTCGCGCGCGCGCGAGCTGCTGACCGAACTGGTGCCCACCCTGCTGGCCGAGCTGGCGAAGACGCCGCAGCCCGATGCGGCGCTGATGAAGTTCGACGCCTTCCTGGAACGGCTGCCGGCGGGGGTGGGGCTGTTCTCGCTGTTCTACGCCAACAGCGGGCTGCTGGCCCTGGTGGCGGAGATCATGGGCACCGCCCCGGAACTGGCCGAGACCCTGTCGCGCAACCCGTCGCTGCTGGAAGCGGTGCTGTCACCGGGCTTCTTCGACGCCCTGCCCGATCACGAAGGGCTGGCGCCCGAGCATGCCCGCGCGCTGGCCCCCGCCCGCGATTTCGAAGACGCGCTGGCCCTGTCGCGCCGCTGGGCCAACGACCAGCGGTTCCGCGCCGGGGTCCACATCCTGCGCAACATCACCGACGGCGACGGCTGCGGCCCGTTCCTGGCGGCGATCGCCGATCTGGTGGTCAGCGGCCTTGCCCAGCGGGTGCACGAGGATTTCGCCCGCCGTCACGGGCAGGTGCCGGGCGGGGCGTGGGTGGTGGTGGCCATGGGCAAGCTGGGCAGCCGGCAGATGACCATCACGTCGGACATCGACCTGATCGTGGTCTATGACGTGCCCGCCGGCACCCGCATGTCGGACGGCACCAAGCCTTTGTCCATCAACGAATACTACATCCGCCTGACCCAGCGGCTGACCAACGCCATCACCGCCCCCATGGGCGAGGGGCGGCTCTACGAGGTCGATATGCGGCTGCGCCCGTCGGGCAACGCCGGGCCGCTGGCCACCTCCCTCGATTCGTTCATCCAGTATCAGGACAAGGACGCCTGGACGTGGGAGCAGATGGCGCTGACCCGTGCGCGCGTGGTGGGCGGCGACCCCGGCCTGACGCAACGCGTTGATGCCGCCATCCGCGAGGCACTGACCCGCCCGCGCGACCCCGACAAGCTGCTGTGGGACGTGGCCGACATGCGGCGGCGAATCCACAAGGAATTCGGCACCGACAACCCGTGGAACCTGAAATACGCCCGCGGCGGCCTGATCGACATCGAATTCGTGTCCCAGTATCTCCAGCTTCGCCACGCCCACACCCACCCGGACATCCTCAGCCCCAACATGGCCGGCGGCATCCGGCAGGCGGCGGACCTGGGGCTGCTGGACGGGACTGTCGCCGATGATCTGGTGACCGCACTGCGGCTGTGGCGGCGGGTTCAGGGCTTTTTGCGCCTGACCACCTCGGGGGTTCTGGATGAAAGTGCGGTGTCGGAAACGCTGGCCGCCGGGGTGGCGCGGGCGGCCTATGGTGCAGATGCGGTTGACTTCCCCACGCTGGCGGGCAGAATCCGTGAGACCGCCGCCGCGGCGTACCGCCATTTCCAGGCGCTGATCGAGGAACCGGCCTCCCGCCTCGCGCCGCCCACCCAGACCGAGGAACCCAGCCTGCCATGA
- the bcp gene encoding thioredoxin-dependent thiol peroxidase, which produces MTDTAAPTAAAPAIVAGMPAPDFTMPTDGGGSVTLSALRGTWVILYFYPKDDTSGCTKEACGFRDQLPDFTGADAVVIGVSKDSVASHDKFKAKYELPFTLASDKDAGVAEAYGVWVEKSMYGRKYMGLDRATFLIDPEGVVKQVWRKVKVTGHVEAVLKALKTATP; this is translated from the coding sequence ATGACCGACACCGCCGCTCCGACCGCTGCCGCCCCCGCCATCGTTGCCGGGATGCCCGCCCCCGACTTCACCATGCCGACGGACGGGGGCGGCAGCGTCACCCTGTCCGCGCTGCGCGGCACATGGGTGATCCTGTACTTCTACCCCAAGGATGACACCTCGGGCTGCACCAAGGAAGCCTGCGGCTTCCGCGACCAGCTTCCCGACTTCACCGGGGCGGACGCGGTGGTGATCGGCGTGTCCAAGGACAGCGTGGCCAGCCACGACAAGTTCAAGGCCAAGTACGAGCTTCCCTTCACGCTGGCCTCCGACAAGGACGCCGGCGTGGCCGAAGCCTATGGCGTGTGGGTGGAGAAGAGCATGTACGGGCGCAAGTACATGGGCCTGGACCGCGCCACCTTCCTTATCGACCCCGAGGGCGTCGTGAAGCAGGTGTGGCGCAAGGTGAAGGTCACCGGGCATGTGGAAGCGGTGTTGAAGGCGCTGAAAACCGCCACCCCCTGA
- a CDS encoding M3 family metallopeptidase, producing the protein MSANPLLTPWNTPFGMPPFDAIDAGHFPEAFDRAMAEHASEVHAIAHNPEPPGFANTIEALERCGGLLDRVGRVFNNLVWSATTDALDAVNRDYAPKLAQHYTAINLDPALFARVDELFQRRDALGLDGPQMRLLERWHLGFIRSGAALEPAAKTRMEEIATRLASLHTAFGQNVMHDENDWHLVLAESDLDGLPGFARKAAATAAAARGLDGKYVVTLARSSVEPFLTFSSRRDLRRTAWQAWIERGGNAGEHDNRPLITEILSLRAEQARLLGYATYADFKLADTMAKDTGAVAALLERVWEPAKRKAAAEAAALQEQATAEGLNEPIAPWDWRYYAEKVRKARYDLDEAEVKPYFTLDAMIRAAFDTAEKLFGVKFIERTGLPLYHGDVRAFEMVDPADGRHLGLFLQDNYARTGKRSGAWMSSYRDQHTLDGPVTPIIVNNNNLAKDSTTLLSFDEAETLFHEFGHALHGLLSQVHYPSHSGTAVRRDFVEFPSQVYEHWMAVPETLRTYARHAETGEPIPDALLKKLLAARTFNQGFGTVEYAAAALIDMAFHTHPDPGAIDVDAFEKAEMERIGMPAEIIIRHRPAHFQHLFAGSGYAAGYYAYLWAEVLDADGFEAFKEAGNPFDPTLAAGLKAIYAAGDTRDPMDLYVAFRGREPAIEPLLRYRGLTEV; encoded by the coding sequence ATGTCCGCCAATCCCCTCCTGACCCCTTGGAACACCCCGTTCGGAATGCCGCCGTTCGATGCGATCGACGCCGGCCATTTCCCGGAAGCGTTCGACCGCGCCATGGCCGAGCACGCGTCGGAGGTGCACGCCATCGCCCACAACCCCGAGCCGCCCGGCTTCGCCAACACCATCGAGGCGCTGGAGCGGTGCGGCGGGCTGCTGGACCGGGTGGGCCGGGTGTTCAACAATCTGGTGTGGAGTGCCACCACCGACGCGCTGGACGCGGTGAACCGCGACTACGCGCCCAAGCTGGCGCAGCATTACACCGCCATCAATCTGGACCCGGCTCTGTTCGCCCGCGTCGATGAGTTGTTCCAGCGGCGGGACGCGCTGGGGCTGGACGGCCCCCAGATGCGGCTGCTGGAGCGCTGGCATCTGGGCTTCATCCGCAGCGGGGCGGCGCTGGAGCCGGCGGCCAAGACGCGGATGGAGGAAATCGCCACCCGGCTGGCATCGCTGCACACCGCGTTCGGCCAGAACGTGATGCACGACGAGAACGACTGGCATCTGGTGCTGGCGGAGTCCGATCTCGACGGCCTGCCCGGCTTCGCCCGCAAGGCGGCGGCCACGGCGGCGGCGGCGCGCGGGCTGGATGGCAAGTATGTGGTGACGCTGGCGCGGTCGTCGGTGGAACCGTTCCTGACCTTCTCCAGCCGGCGGGATCTGCGCCGCACCGCCTGGCAGGCGTGGATCGAACGCGGCGGCAATGCGGGTGAGCACGACAACCGCCCGCTCATCACCGAGATCCTGTCCTTGCGCGCCGAACAGGCCCGTCTGCTGGGCTATGCCACCTACGCCGATTTCAAGCTGGCCGACACCATGGCCAAGGACACCGGCGCCGTCGCAGCATTGCTGGAACGGGTGTGGGAACCGGCCAAGCGCAAGGCGGCTGCCGAGGCTGCCGCGCTGCAGGAACAGGCCACCGCCGAGGGGCTGAACGAGCCGATCGCGCCCTGGGACTGGCGCTATTACGCCGAGAAGGTGCGCAAGGCCCGCTATGATCTGGACGAGGCGGAGGTGAAGCCGTACTTCACCCTCGACGCCATGATCCGGGCAGCGTTCGACACCGCGGAAAAGCTGTTCGGGGTGAAGTTCATCGAGCGCACCGGCCTGCCCCTCTATCACGGGGACGTCCGCGCGTTCGAAATGGTGGACCCGGCGGACGGGCGGCATCTGGGGCTGTTCCTGCAGGACAACTACGCCCGCACCGGCAAGCGGTCGGGGGCGTGGATGAGCAGCTACCGCGACCAGCACACGCTGGACGGCCCGGTCACGCCGATCATCGTCAACAACAACAACCTCGCCAAGGACAGCACCACCCTGCTGAGCTTCGACGAGGCGGAAACCCTGTTCCACGAGTTCGGCCACGCCCTGCACGGGCTGCTGAGCCAGGTGCATTACCCGTCGCATTCGGGCACGGCGGTGCGGCGGGATTTCGTGGAATTCCCGTCCCAGGTCTATGAGCACTGGATGGCGGTGCCGGAGACGCTCCGCACCTACGCCCGCCATGCGGAGACGGGGGAACCGATCCCCGACGCGCTGCTGAAGAAGCTGTTGGCAGCGCGCACCTTCAACCAGGGGTTCGGCACGGTGGAATACGCCGCCGCCGCCCTGATCGACATGGCGTTCCACACCCACCCCGACCCCGGCGCCATCGACGTGGATGCTTTCGAGAAAGCGGAGATGGAACGGATCGGCATGCCGGCGGAGATCATCATCCGCCACCGCCCGGCCCATTTCCAGCACCTGTTCGCCGGCAGCGGCTATGCCGCCGGTTACTACGCCTACCTGTGGGCCGAGGTGCTGGACGCCGACGGGTTCGAGGCGTTCAAGGAGGCGGGCAACCCCTTCGACCCTACACTGGCGGCGGGGCTGAAGGCCATCTATGCCGCGGGCGATACCCGCGACCCGATGGACCTCTACGTGGCGTTCCGCGGGCGGGAGCCGGCCATCGAGCCGCTGCTGCGGTATCGGGGGCTGACCGAGGTTTAA